The genomic window CGCGCAACGATTCCGAGTACCGCCTGCTCGCGACCCGCGTGGTCGCCGATCTGATGCGCTCGGGCGAGATGGAAAAAATCTACAACAAGTGGTTTAATCCCGGCCCGACCAACATCAAGATGCCCTTGAGCGCGGATCTCAAGAAGGCATTCGAGATCCAGGCCCTGCCGTACTAATCCGTCCTGCCGATGTCCGCCCGCTTCCCCCCGGAGGCGGGCGGATGGCTTTCCAGCGGGAAGCCTGAGAGAGGGATCAGGCGATGAACTACAGGTGGGATTGGGGCGTCCTGCTGCGGGAGCCCTATTTCGATTGGATTTGGCAAGGGTTCGGCTGGACCTGCGCGGTCGCGATCTTGGCCTGGGTCATCGCCCTCGTCCTCGGTTCGGTGATCGGGGTGATGCGGACGATGCCACACCCCCTTCCTCGCGCGATCGGCGCCGCCTACGTCGAGCTGTTCCGCAACATCCCCCTGCTGGTGCAGCTGTTCCTCTGGTATTTCGTGGTGCCGGAGTTGCTGCCGCGCGACGCCGGCATGTTTCTGAAGCGCGGCATGCCGATGCCGGAGTTCTGGACGGCGGTCGTATGCCTCGGCTTCTACACCGGGGCGCGGGTGGCCGAGCAGGTGCGTTCGGGGATCGGCGCGATCCGCGCCGGCCAGCGCCAGGCGGCGCTCGCCATCGGCCTGACTCAGGTGCAGGTCTACCGCCACATCCTGATCCCGGTCGCCTACCGCATCATCATACCGCCGCTGACCAACGATTTTCTCGGCGTGTTCAAGAATTCCTCGCTGGCGCTCACCATCGGCGTGATTGAGTTGACCGCCCGCAGCCGCCAGATCGAGGAATACACCTTCCAGGGTTTCGAGGCGTTCACCGCCGCGACCGTGCTCTATAGCGCCGTCACCGTCATCGTGCTGACCCTGATGCACGTCACCGAAAAGCGTACCCGGATTCCGGGCATGATCGCGCTGGAGGCGAAATAGCATGTTCGGCGGGTTCGATTTTGCCGTGGTCGAACGCGCTCTGCCGCTGCTGTGGCAAGGAATGCTGTTCACCCTGCAGTTGACCGGGCTCGCGATCTGCGGCGGCGTCCTGTTCGGAACCTTGCTCGCGCTGATGCGGCTGTCGCCGATCGCGCCGCTGTCGTGGTTCGCCGCGTCCTATGTCAACTTTTTCCGCTCGCTGCCGCTGATTCTGGTGATTTTCTGGTTCTACTTCCTGGTGCCGAAGCTGCTGGGGCGGCCGATCGGCGGTTTTCATTCGGTGCTGATCGCCTTCATCATGTTCGAGGCGGCGTATTACTGCGAAATCATCCGCGCCGGCATCCAAAGCGTGACACGCAACCAGGTTTACGCCGGTTACGCGCTCGGCCTCACCTACGGCCAGACCATGCGTCTCATCATCCTGCCGCAGGCGTTCCGCAACATGTTGCCGGTGCTGCTGACCCAATCGATCATCATGTTTCAGGACACCTCGCTGGTCTATGTGGTCGGGCTCAAGGACTTTCTCACTACCGCCGACTTGATCGCCAACCGCGATAACCGCCCGGTCGAATTGTTCCTCTTCGCTGCCGCGGTTTACCTGGTGATCTGCCTGACCGGATCGATCATTGCCCGCCGTCTGCAACGGAAGTACGCCATATGATCGAAATGAAGAATGTCGACAAGTGGTTCGGCGAGTTTCACGTGCTGAAAAATTGCACCA from Rhodospirillales bacterium includes these protein-coding regions:
- a CDS encoding amino acid ABC transporter permease, giving the protein MNYRWDWGVLLREPYFDWIWQGFGWTCAVAILAWVIALVLGSVIGVMRTMPHPLPRAIGAAYVELFRNIPLLVQLFLWYFVVPELLPRDAGMFLKRGMPMPEFWTAVVCLGFYTGARVAEQVRSGIGAIRAGQRQAALAIGLTQVQVYRHILIPVAYRIIIPPLTNDFLGVFKNSSLALTIGVIELTARSRQIEEYTFQGFEAFTAATVLYSAVTVIVLTLMHVTEKRTRIPGMIALEAK
- a CDS encoding ABC transporter permease subunit (The N-terminal region of this protein, as described by TIGR01726, is a three transmembrane segment that identifies a subfamily of ABC transporter permease subunits, which specificities that include histidine, arginine, glutamine, glutamate, L-cystine (sic), the opines (in Agrobacterium) octopine and nopaline, etc.) — translated: MFGGFDFAVVERALPLLWQGMLFTLQLTGLAICGGVLFGTLLALMRLSPIAPLSWFAASYVNFFRSLPLILVIFWFYFLVPKLLGRPIGGFHSVLIAFIMFEAAYYCEIIRAGIQSVTRNQVYAGYALGLTYGQTMRLIILPQAFRNMLPVLLTQSIIMFQDTSLVYVVGLKDFLTTADLIANRDNRPVELFLFAAAVYLVICLTGSIIARRLQRKYAI